In one window of Clupea harengus chromosome 4, Ch_v2.0.2, whole genome shotgun sequence DNA:
- the gpr61 gene encoding G-protein coupled receptor 61: MEPVAPASLLWNASNTSHWTPISSARSNTSELSRPESGALPQSLALVAMLLVDLLAVMGNLAVMTVIACTPQLRKFVFVFHLCMVDLLAALVLMPLGMVSDQAFFSEALCRGYLCLSVGLICATILTICAINVERYYYIVYPMRYEVKMTVGLVVTVLVAIWIKAILMSAFPLLGWALQGPGGSGPSPVPVRRRCSLHYTGGNGTPRLVFMVLFTLMYFLCPVLIILVVYCNMFKVARVAAMQQGPVPTWMDTPRQRSESLSSHSSMVGSLAGSRVTPQRTFSGGKAAVVLLAVGGQFLGCWLPYFSFHLYSALVPMSPATLAQLDVVVTWIGFFCFASNPIFYGCLNRQIREELSRQLACLFTWGRPREEEQLPSREASIEENFLQFLQGTGCNLEPRNSQSITGPQKGHDALLPEPLQTSPCLQRPSVDLNIPGQIVEETSEFTEQHHLNNDLNLSENCRRTMPDL; encoded by the coding sequence ATGGAGCCTGTTGCCCCCGCCAGCCTTCTGTGGAACGCCTCCAACACCAGTCACTGGACCCCGATCTCATCAGCCCGGTCCAACACTTCAGAACTGAGCCGGCCCGAGAGTGGAGCTCTCCCCCAGTCGCTAGCCCTGGTTGCCATGCTGCTGGTGGACCTACTGGCCGTCATGGGCAACCTGGCCGTCATGACGGTGATCGCCTGCACCCCGCAACTGCGCAAGTTTGTCTTCGTGTTCCATCTGTGCATGGTGGATCTGCTGGCGGCCCTGGTGCTGATGCCGCTGGGCATGGTCTCGGACCAGGCCTTCTTCAGCGAGGCCCTCTGCCGTGGGTACCTCTGCCTGAGCGTGGGCTTGATCTGTGCCACCATCCTCACCATCTGCGCCATCAACGTGGAGCGGTACTATTACATTGTCTACCCCATGCGCTATGAAGTGAAGATGACCGTGGGCCTAGTGGTCACGGTCCTGGTGGCAATATGGATCAAAGCCATCCTCATGTCGGCCTTCCCCCTGCTGGGCTGGGCGCTGCAGGGGCCGGGGGGGAGTGGACCCTCCCCGGTTCCCGTACGGAGGCGCTGCTCGCTCCACTACACAGGCGGCAACGGAACGCCCCGTTTGGTTTTCATGGTCCTCTTCACCCTCATGTATTTCCTTTGCCCGGTCCTCATAATCCTGGTGGTCTACTGCAACATGTTCAAGGTGGCCAGGGTGGCCGCCATGCAGCAGGGCCCGGTTCCCACATGGATGGACACGCCGAGGCAGCGGTCAGAGTCCCTCAGCAGCCACTCCAGCATGGTGGGCAGTCTGGCGGGGTCTCGCGTCACTCCTCAGAGGACGTTCAGCGGGGGGAAGGCGGCTGTGGTCCTGTTGGCGGTGGGCGGCCAGTTCCTGGGCTGCTGGCTGCCGTACTTCTCCTTCCACCTCTACTCGGCTCTGGTGCCCATGTCTCCCGCCACCCTGGCCCAGCTGGACGTGGTGGTCACCTGGATTGGCTTCTTCTGCTTCGCCTCCAACCCCATCTTCTACGGCTGCCTCAACCGTCAGATCCGAGAGGAGCTCTCCAGGCAGCTGGCCTGCCTCTTCACGTGGGGGCGGCCACGCGAGGAGGAGCAGCTGCCCAGCCGCGAGGCTTCCATCGAGGAGAACTTCCTGCAGTTCCTCCAGGGCACGGGCTGCAATCTGGAGCCTCGTAACTCCCAGAGCATAACGGGGCCACAGAAGGGGCACGATGCTCTTCTCCCTGAGCCCCTACAGACCTCCCCGTGCCTCCAGAGGCCTTCCGTTGACTTGAACATCCCCGGCCAAATTGTGGAGGAGACTTCGGAGTTCACTGAGCAACACCACCTAAACAATGATCTCAACCTGTCAGAGAACTGCCGCAGGACAATGCCTGACCTGTAG
- the amigo1 gene encoding amphoterin-induced protein 1 — protein MMSFPHTLGKCVTGISFSMSACVGWVLCFSLLLLQLLGTEGSPLNCHTTCICASNVVSCSKMYLTTVPTALPLYTAVLDLSYNNITKLRAEWTPVKLPRLRNLLLAHNGLHFLSSEAFAHITQLRYLDLSSNDLEQLNEYIFEPLVHLEVLLLYNNRISSIDRTAFTGLNNLQKLYLSQNHISRFPLELIKDKTRLEKLSLFDMSSNKVKVLLIQELQNLPGWIKNGLYFHKNPLVCDCDLYSLLTHWYIRKFSSAYDFRDDYTCVLSGTEKRTVAAFELNTHLNCSTFKEEDEETYLDETVLLSCDTRHRNMTKTWTMPSNVPVTPNSNQSATVLPDGKLQLSSLRPEDSGVYTCFAVSEALNETLYVVVKVHNFTVDGNSDTLNTAYTTLVGCLASVVLVLIYLYLTPCRCFCCPDHNKDPKDLQGQNGKLNPNGEEDVDEDGLQGEAHRKKSVAESISSVFSDTPIVV, from the exons ATGATGTCTTTTCCACACACGTTAGGCAAGTGCGTGACAGGCATATCATTCTCAATGAGTGCCTGTGTTGGCTGggttctctgtttctccctgcTTCTGCTGCAGTTGTTAGGGACAGAGGGCTCGCCTTTGAACTGCCACACCACCTGCATATGTGCCAGTAATGTTGTCAGTTGCTCCAAAATGTACTTGACCACGGTCCCTACTGCTCTGCCTCTATACACAGCAGTGTTGGACTTGAGCTATAATAACATCACCAAGTTGCGTGCAGAGTGGACGCCAGTCAAGCTGCCCAGACTGCGCAACCTTTTGCTAGCGCACAATGGACTTCACTTCCTGTCGTCTGAAGCTTTCGCACACATCACTCAGCTCCGCTACCTTGACCTGTCCTCCAATGATCTGGAACAACTAAATGAGTACATCTTCGAGCCGCTGGTACACCTGGAGGTGCTGCTGCTCTACAACAACCGCATTTCATCGATTGACCGCACTGCCTTCACTGGTCTCAACAATCTGCAGAAACTGTACCTGAGTCAAAACCACATCTCACGATTTCCACTGGAGCTGATCAAAGACAAGACTCGGCTTGAGAAGCTCAGCTTGTTTGACATGTCTTCCAATAAGGTCAAAGTTCTGCTAATCCAGGAGCTTCAGAACCTGCCAGGCTGGATAAAGAATGGTCTTTACTTCCACAAAAACCCACTCGTATGTGATTGCGACCTCTACAGCTTGCTGACTCATTGGTACATTCGAAAGTTTAGTTCAGCCTACGACTTTAGGGATGATTACACTTGTGTGTTATCAGGCACGGAGAAGAGAACCGTAGCCGCTTTTGAGCTGAATACCCACCTGAACTGCAGCACATttaaggaggaggatgaggagaccTACTTGGACGAGACGGTCCTCCTCAGCTGTGACACACGGCATCGAAACATGACAAAGACCTGGACGATGCCCAGCAATGTGCCAGTGACTCCGAATAGCAACCAGAGCGCAACGGTCCTACCAGACGGCAAGCTCCAGCTTAGTTCCTTGCGACCGGAGGACTCAGGAGTGTACACCTGCTTTGCCGTGAGTGAAGCCCTCAACGAAACCTTGTACGTGGTGGTGAAAGTGCACAACTTCACCGTCGACGGCAACAGTGACACACTCAACACGGCCTACACCACTCTCGTGGGCTGCCTGGCCAGCGTGGTGCTCGTCCTCATCTACCTGTACCTCACCCCCTGCCGTTGCTTCTGCTGCCCCGACCACAACAAAG ACCCCAAGGATCTCCAGGGGCAGAATGGCAAGCTCAACCCCAACGGCGAGGAGGACGTGGATGAAGATGGCCTCCAAGGGGAAGCGCACAGGAAGAAATCCGTCGCAGAGTCCATCAGCTCTGTTTTCTCAGACACTCCAATTGTGGTCTGA